In Stenotrophomonas bentonitica, the genomic stretch GGGTCGTGGGCTGGAAGGTCGGCTACATCGCCGCCGAGCGCCGCGATGCCTCCGGGGACGACCGCCTGCTGGGCCCGATCTTCTCCAATCGGCTCTGGAATGCTACCGGTGGAACAGCGGACATTCCGGTCTTCCTCGGCGGCTTCGGCGCGGTCGAGGCCGAGTACGTGTTCCAGCTGACCGAGGACGCCCCGGCCGACAAGCTGCACTGGACCCCGGAAGAGGCCGAAGCCCAGCCGGCGCGCCTGTTCATCGGCGTGGAAGTCGCCAGCAGCCCGCTGGCCACGATCAACAAGCTGGGCCCGCTGGTGGTGGTCTCGGACTTCGGCAACAACAACGGCCTGGTGCTGGGCCCGGAAATTCCGGACTGGACCACGCTGGACGACGCCGACCTGCGTGCCGAAACGCGCATCGACGGCGCGGTGGTGGGCACCGGCGGCGCCACCCTGCTGCCGGGTGGGCTGCGCACCGCATTCGCGTTCGCACTGGGCCGTTCCGCCCAGCGCGGGCGCCCGCTGAAGGCCGGCGATCTGATCGCCAGTGGCAATGCCACCGGTATCCATGACATCGCCGTAGGCCAACAGGCACTGATCCGTTTCGCCGGTTACGGCGACATTACCTGCAGGGCCATCGCCGCCGGGTAACCGGTCGGCCATGGCGAGTACGCTTGGGAGGGCGCAGATGATTACTCGCAGAAAGTTCCTGGCTACCGGCGTGGGCGCGCTCAGCGTGCCCCTGTTGTCGGCCGGGTGTTCCCGTTCCACCGGCACGGCGCCCGAAGGCGCGCGCCTGCTCACCGCGACCGACGTGCACGTGGCCGACTACCCCACCGTGACCGCGGTGAAGTGGATCGGGCAGCAGCTCGAAGAGAAGACCGGCGGCCGCCTGAAGCTGCGCCAGTACCATTCCGGCCAGCTGGGCCGCGAATCGGAAGCGATCGACATGGCCCGCTTCGGCGCGATCGACATCACCCGGGTGTACTCCGGCGCGCTCAACAATGCGTTCCCGCTGACCCAGGCGCTGTGCCTGCCGTACGTGTTCGAGTCGGTGGCGCACATGCGCCGCGCGCTCGATGGCGGTATCGCCGACGACGTGCTGCGCGGCTTTGAAAGCCGCGGCCTGGTGGGCCTGGCGATCTACGACTCCGGCGCGCGCTGCTTCTACAACACCAAGCATCCGATCGTGGAGCCGAAGGACCTGCACGGCCTGAAGCTGCGCGTGGCCTCGTCGGACATCTTCATCCAGCTGATGCGCCTGCTCGGTGCCAACCCGACTCCGATGTCGCTGGGCGACACGTTCTCGGGCATGGAAACGCACATGATCGACGGTGCGGAAAACAACATGCGCAGCTTCCATTCCAGCCGCCATTTCGAAGCGGCGCGCTACTGGTCGCAGAGCGATCATTCCTATGCGCCGGACGTGCTGCTGATGTCCCGCCGCACCTTCGAGGAACTCAGCCCGGCCGATCGCCAGCTGCTGCTGCAGACCGCGCGCGAGTCCGTCACGGTGATGCGCCAGCAGTGGGATGCGTCGGAAAGCACCGCCCGCCAGGCAGTGGCCGAGTTCGGCATCCAGTTCAACGAGGTCGACATGCCGGCCTTCCGCAAGGCCGCCGACCCGTTGCTGCAGCAGTACCTGCAGCAGCCGGAACTGGCTGCGCTCACCCGTCGCATCCGCGACTTCGCCTGAGGAACGCCGCGATGTCAGAGACGACTTCCGAAACCACCGTAGACGTGCGCTCGGCGCCCCAGCGTGCGCTGGACCTGATTGCCGACATCACCATCCATATCGCCGTGCTGGCCCTGCTAGGGCTGGTGGTGGTGCAGGGCTGGCAGGTGTTCGCGCGCTATGTGATCAACGATTCGCCCAGCTGGACCGAGCCGGTCACGCTGCTGCTGCTGGCCACGGCGATGAGCCTGGGCGCAGCCACCGGCGTGCACACCCGCCGCCACTTCGGCTTCTTCCTGCTGGCCGCGCACATGGGCCCGCGCCTGCGCCGCGCGGTGGATGTATTCGCCTCGCTGGTGGTGGCGGTGCTGGGCGTGGTGATTGCCTGGTGGGCCTGGGTGCTGCTGATGGACGGGCTGGACATCAAGACCGCCGGCGCCAACCTGCCGCAGAGCATCAACTACCTGCCGCTGAGCATTGGCGGTGCGCTGATGGCGATATTCGCCGTGAACCAGATGGTGCAGGCCGTGCAACCGGCTGCTGTCGACCCAGAGGGAGATCGCTGAGTCATGGGTATTACGATTCTTTTCACTGTCTTCGCAGTGCTGCTCCTGCTGGGTGTGCCGGTGGCGTATGCGCTGGCCGCCGCCGCGCTTGCCACGCTCTGGTACCTGGACCTGCCCACGCTGGTGCTGGTGCAGCAGATCTCAGCCGGTACCGGTTCCGCTTCGCTGATTGCGATTCCACTGTTCATCTTCGCCGGCGAAATCATGATGCGCGGCGGCATTTCCGAACGCCTTATCGCGTTGGCCTCGTCGCTGGTCGGCCGCATGCGCGGTGGCCTGGGCCAGGTCTCGATTCTGTCCTCGCTGTTCTTCGGCGGTGTGTCCGGTTCGGCCATTGCAGACGTATCGGCAGTGGGCGGCACGATGATTCCGCAGATGGTCAAGCGCGGCTATGACCGCGACTTCGCGGTGAACGTGAGCATCACCGCCGCGCTGGTGGCGCTGCTGGTGCCGCCTTCGCACAACCTGATCCTGTTCTCGGCCGCGGCCGGCGGTGGCCTGTCCATCGCCGACCTGTTTGCAGCCGGCATCGTGCCGGCGCTGCTGATGACGGTGGCGCTGATGGTCACCGGCTACGTGGTGGCGCGTCGTCGCGGCTATGGCGTGGAAGTGTTCCCGGGCTGGCGCGCGGTGCTGTTGCGCATGGTCTCCGCCCTGCCCGGCCTGGGCCTGGTGGCGTTGATCTTCATCGGTATCCGCGCGGGCATCTTCACTGCGGTGGAAAGTGCGGCCATCGCGGTGGTGTACGCGCTGCTGGTGACCACGGTGCTGTACCGCCAGCTCAACTGGCGCGAGTTCATGGGCACGGTGACCCACGCCGCGCGCAGCACCGGTGTGATCCTGTTCGTGATCGCCACGGCGGCGGTGTTCGGCTGGCTGCTGGCCTTCCTGCAGGTGCCGACGGCCGCGGTGGACTTCCTGCAGTCGTTCGCGCACAGCCAGTTCATGGTGCTGCTGATGATCGTGGTGATGTTGCTGCTGCTGGGCACCTTCATGGACCTGGCGCCGATGATCCTGATCTGCACGCCGATCTTCCTGCCGGTGGCCAAGGCCTACGGGATCGACCCGATCCACTTCGGCCTGGTGCTGGTGCTGACCGGTGGCCTGGGCCTGGTGACGCCGCCGGTAGGCTCGGTGCT encodes the following:
- a CDS encoding TRAP transporter small permease: MSETTSETTVDVRSAPQRALDLIADITIHIAVLALLGLVVVQGWQVFARYVINDSPSWTEPVTLLLLATAMSLGAATGVHTRRHFGFFLLAAHMGPRLRRAVDVFASLVVAVLGVVIAWWAWVLLMDGLDIKTAGANLPQSINYLPLSIGGALMAIFAVNQMVQAVQPAAVDPEGDR
- a CDS encoding 2-keto-4-pentenoate hydratase, translated to MSNDQGKQDLPEQGLGDIAQAFVSARQQGRSLPDFPGTIPDDLVTAYQVQDHAIALWDAGVVGWKVGYIAAERRDASGDDRLLGPIFSNRLWNATGGTADIPVFLGGFGAVEAEYVFQLTEDAPADKLHWTPEEAEAQPARLFIGVEVASSPLATINKLGPLVVVSDFGNNNGLVLGPEIPDWTTLDDADLRAETRIDGAVVGTGGATLLPGGLRTAFAFALGRSAQRGRPLKAGDLIASGNATGIHDIAVGQQALIRFAGYGDITCRAIAAG
- a CDS encoding TRAP transporter substrate-binding protein — translated: MITRRKFLATGVGALSVPLLSAGCSRSTGTAPEGARLLTATDVHVADYPTVTAVKWIGQQLEEKTGGRLKLRQYHSGQLGRESEAIDMARFGAIDITRVYSGALNNAFPLTQALCLPYVFESVAHMRRALDGGIADDVLRGFESRGLVGLAIYDSGARCFYNTKHPIVEPKDLHGLKLRVASSDIFIQLMRLLGANPTPMSLGDTFSGMETHMIDGAENNMRSFHSSRHFEAARYWSQSDHSYAPDVLLMSRRTFEELSPADRQLLLQTARESVTVMRQQWDASESTARQAVAEFGIQFNEVDMPAFRKAADPLLQQYLQQPELAALTRRIRDFA
- a CDS encoding TRAP transporter large permease: MGITILFTVFAVLLLLGVPVAYALAAAALATLWYLDLPTLVLVQQISAGTGSASLIAIPLFIFAGEIMMRGGISERLIALASSLVGRMRGGLGQVSILSSLFFGGVSGSAIADVSAVGGTMIPQMVKRGYDRDFAVNVSITAALVALLVPPSHNLILFSAAAGGGLSIADLFAAGIVPALLMTVALMVTGYVVARRRGYGVEVFPGWRAVLLRMVSALPGLGLVALIFIGIRAGIFTAVESAAIAVVYALLVTTVLYRQLNWREFMGTVTHAARSTGVILFVIATAAVFGWLLAFLQVPTAAVDFLQSFAHSQFMVLLMIVVMLLLLGTFMDLAPMILICTPIFLPVAKAYGIDPIHFGLVLVLTGGLGLVTPPVGSVLFIGTAIGKISVGESMRSIWPFWFAAVGVLLIVTFFPQLSLWLPALLRA